From one Triticum urartu cultivar G1812 chromosome 3, Tu2.1, whole genome shotgun sequence genomic stretch:
- the LOC125548325 gene encoding vegetative cell wall protein gp1-like, protein MLSITAIAVPRLDLLLLSAATSSPTPSSFSPAFFSPSSPCSLLLFFSCLLTSPSISLALCYRGRHGRPRSSAPSLRPTPRRPCRRRRLGRPPCPLQELRADPAACRPPSPVRRRESPDPPVSDLPRHPSPVPDVSSAPESQASDAARPCLLCPGGRHGGHRLSVSIRPPSDPCWCSPGTRHGGCRPSRLDPSAPGSTAEQPRSAARSTTPRPAKASAEADKAHRKANGLAKLREDLRARVASRKRARARPMLAKATFSDLLSAVP, encoded by the exons ATGCTGTCTATCACCGCCATAGCCGTGCCGCGGCTCGATCTGCTGCTCCTGAGCGCAGCCACCTCGTCCCCGACGCCGAGCTCCTTCTCCCCTGCCTTCTTTTCCCCGTCATCTCCGTGTTctcttcttctctttttctcCTGTTTACTCACATCTCCCTCTATCTCTCTTGCTCTCTGTTACAGAGGCCGCCATGGACGCCCGAGGTCCTCCGCTCCGAGTCTCCGACCCACACCCCGGCGTCCCTGCCGACGTCGTCGCCTAG GAAGACCACCATGCCCGCTGCAGGAGCTTCGAGCCGACCCCGCAGCATGTAGACCGCCGTCGCCCGTCCGCCGTCGGGAATCACCAGATCCCCCCGTATCCGACCTGCCCCGCCATCCTTCTCCCGTTCCCGACGTCTCCTCGGCGCCAGAATCTCAGGCGAGCGACGCCGCAAGACCCTGCCTCCTCTGCCCCGGAGGCCGCCATGGAGGTCATCGCCTCTCCGTCTCGATCCGTCCACCGTCGGATCCATGCTGGTGTTCTCCAGGGACCCGCCATGGAGGTTGCCGCCCCTCCCGTCTCGATCCTTCCGCCCCCGGATCCACGGCAGAGCAGCCGAGATCCGCCGCCCGTTCTACGACGCCTCGGCCCGCCAAGGCAAGCGCAGAGGCTGACAAGGCGCACAGGAAGGCCAATGGCCTCGCCAAGCTGCGGGAGGACTTGCGGGCTAGGGTCGCCAGCCGCAAGCGCGCGCGAGCTCGCCCCATGCTGGCCAAGGCCACCTTTAGCGACCTCCTGTCCGCTGTGCCCTAA